CGACGTCGCTCGCAAGGTACGCGCGAAACTGGTCGAGGAACTCATCCTTCGGGATGAGAGACGGGTCAGGATCGCCCTCGTCCTCGCAAGGGTCCTCGAGCTCGCGGCGGGCCTCGGCCATGAGTTCGCCGAGGATCTCCTCAACCCGGTCGCCCAGACTTCTGCGCAGCGCGATGAAGATGCCGAGGCGCTTCTCGTGCGATTCCGAAAGAAGCGTTTCGTCGGGGATGTCCATCATGATCGTGGTCATCGGAGATCCTCCACCGCGGCTCCGCCGCGATCGTTGCAGGTTGACGATAACACCGTTACGGCACTCTTCCAACTGCTCCGATCCGCGTGCGAGAAACCAGGCAGAAGTGAACACCGTGAACGTGCCAGAAGGATAGTTTCCCTGCGCCGAATCTCCAATACCGTGAACCGCCACCGCGCGGACCCATTTCCCGACATCCAGCCGGGGCGCGCTCAGTCCGTTCGCCGGCCGAGTGCGCAGGTGCGCAGGAACTTCTCGTCCAGCTCACACTGAGCGTCGCAGGTTTGTGCCAGCTGGTCGGTGTGCTTCTGGGCGGGAAGATGACACCAGGTCACGCGCTTGCCGCGTGATTGAACGGCGCGGACCGCGCGGACGTAGTCCGTGTCGCCCGCCACGAGCATCGCGACGTCGAAGCGGTCCTCGTAGGCGCCGATGACCATGTCGACGGCCAGGTTCACGTCGGTCTCCTTCTCGACGTGATAGCGGCGTCCGCTCCTGTCCCACCGCGGCTCGTGCCGCCCCAGCACCAACTCGATGCGCCCGCTGCGCCGAAGCTCGTCGAAGAACTTCTGCTGGCGGCGGTACGCGGGGCTGTTCACGTCCGGGAGCGGCGACGTGTAGTAGCGGAGCTTGGCGAAGTGGTACCCGCGGCTGAGACGTGTCGCGAGCAGGTTGACGTCTACCCCGAACGCGATGCGCTCCTGGTGCAGCGCCAGGTTGAAGTTGCTGCCGTCGACGAAGATCTCGACCTTGGGCGGCCGAGCGGGGGAGGGATTCGAGGTCACGGTCGCAGGCAAAGTAACGAGGGGTTGCACCATTTCTGGCACAACCCCCCGGAGTTACGTACCGACACTGCCCGCAGGCAGGCGGCGACCGTCGTATGTCCAGTTTAACACCGGCCCATGCGACTGTCAAGGGGGATGTTCAGCCCGAAAGAGAACATCGTGAACAGGGCAGAAGGATAGTGCGCCGACGCCGAATCTCCAATACCGCGAGCCGCCACCGCGCGGGCCCATTTCCCGACATTGACACCGGCTCTATTCGCAACTAGACTGGTTACAGTTCAACACGGAGAGGCCCAGGGCGGATGTCGACGATCAGCAGCAGGGTGGCGATGGCGGTGCACGTGCTGGCGTTCCTGGCCCGGCGCCGGGGCGAGGCCGTGACGTCCGACACCATCGCGGGAAGCGTGAACACCAACCCGGTGGTCGTACGCCGCCTGATGGGCTCGCTTCGCAACGCCGGGCTGGTGCAGGTGCAGCCGGGGGCACGCGGCGGCGCGCAGCT
The window above is part of the Longimicrobium sp. genome. Proteins encoded here:
- a CDS encoding NYN domain-containing protein translates to MTSNPSPARPPKVEIFVDGSNFNLALHQERIAFGVDVNLLATRLSRGYHFAKLRYYTSPLPDVNSPAYRRQQKFFDELRRSGRIELVLGRHEPRWDRSGRRYHVEKETDVNLAVDMVIGAYEDRFDVAMLVAGDTDYVRAVRAVQSRGKRVTWCHLPAQKHTDQLAQTCDAQCELDEKFLRTCALGRRTD